Sequence from the Gemmatimonadaceae bacterium genome:
CGCGACCTGATGGCCAACGGATCCCAATCAGCGCGCGATTGCCTCAGCTCGCAAATCGGCACGCTCGCCGGGCGTAACAGCTGCGTAGGTCCGTGGAGCGCGACGATGAACGCGAGCATCTTCGCGACGAACATTCCGAAGACGGACAATCGCCTGAACGTCACGCTCAACCTCGCCAATCCGCTCGGCGGGCTCGATCAGCTGCTGCACGGCAGCGATCACCTGCATGGGTGGGGAATGACGCCGTTCCCCGATGGCACGTTGTATCAGGTGCGTGGGTTCGATCCGATCGCGCAGCGCTATCAGTATCAGGTGAATCCGCGATTCGGTAACACGAACCCGGCGTTCACCACGCTTCGCTCGCCCTTCCGCATGACGCTCGACGTGCGGTGGGACTACGGGCCGAATCGGCAGGAGCAGGCCGTCGTTCTCAATGTGCGAGTGAAGGCTCCGCTCGCCGGAACGCGCGCCACCGCCGACACGATTCAACACCGCTACGTGTGCGGCAACGCACAGGGCGCCAACGGCTATTCGGACATCTATCGCTTGCTGCTGCGACTCTCGGACTCGCTGGCGCTGTCGCGCGATCAGGTCGAGAAGATGCAGGCTCGCCAGAAGTTCATGCGTGCCAAGGCGGACAGCGTGTATGGGGAACTGGCGAAGTATCTCTTTGCGATGCCGATGGACTTCAGCGCGAAGGTTGCCGCGAAGCGCGTGACGGACACCGAGACCGACATGTGGCAGCTCATTTACGGCGAAGCGGGCTTTCTGAAAGAGCTGCTCACTCCGGGGCAGATTCGATTGTTGCCGGGGCCGATCTACAACATGGTCACGACGCCTGCGCCGAACTTCGGTGCGAGGTTCTTCTTTGGTCCGGCGTGTTGAGTTTCGCGGAGTCGAGAGCGTGGCTGGGACACGTTCTCGACTCGGCGGCGCTGCTCAAGGTTCCAGGTCGACCCTGCCGACGATCACCCGCGTGAGTTGGGTCGGAATCGAGAAGTCGAGCGGAAGGAAGTAGTCCGTCCACTCCCGCGGCACGAGATAGAAAATTCTCGTTCCCGTTCCCCTGAAGTAGCTCGTGCTCCACGTCTCGAGCATGGCGCTCGCTTCGTCGTCGAACAAGCCTCGAGCGACGAGCGAGCGGTGCATCGCCGTGCGCAGATCGGCGAACGCGTGGGTGCTGTACTCCGAATCGTCGAGGCGTGATACGTCGGCGAGTGTCGCACCCTGCGCTGACTTCGCGATGTCGACTCGGCCGATCGCGCGAAATGCCGCGACGCCGGACGGTCTCACGTCCAGGAGCCACGCGGCCGGAATCGTCATGGACGTTTGGCGCATCCACGCGAGATCAGCTGGGGCGAGGAGACGGAATCCGTTCGCGGTGCGCTGTGTGCGAACGACGGCGTCCAGATGCGCCACTCCGCGATAGAACAAGTATTGCTCGGCTTCGCCCGACGTGGTGAGCACGCCGGCCGACTGCGCGGCGCGCGGCGATAGCCAGACGTGCGCGTCGGTTTTCGGCGGGGTGATGGCGCCCTTCAACGTGATTCCATTCCAGGCAAGCGCGCCGATCACTGAATTGTCGAGCCTCGCGCCCTTCCACGGCCTGCTGCGGTGCGACACCGCGGCGAGCGAGTTGGAGCCCGCATCGATCACGTCCTCGTCGACCGAGACCGAGGCGTTTGCATTCGGGTAGAACTCATTGAGCACGCCGCCCCGGAAGTGGACTCGCACGTCGAATGGAGGAACGGCCGGGCTATTTGCAGACGGATGGAAATAGATCACCGGCGTCTCGAGTCGCATCGTCACGTCCGGACGGCAGGGCGCGATGTCACTCTTGATCAGGGGGACACGCTTGGTGCTCGACGTCGTCGCGACCCATCCGGGGTCGCCGAGCGGCGCTTTCAGACCCGCCGGTTCGAACCGGTGTACGAATTCGGGCAGCGCCTCGGAGCTGGAGATCTGATTGAGGCAGCCGAGGGGCGCGCCGTCGCCGGCGTGCTTGGTGGTGATCGTTCCCCATTCGTGAACGACGAGTGGAGCGGCGGCGTGGCGGGTGGCAGACGGCGCGTGGGCAGCCAGGCCGGCGGCGCCGGCAAGGGCACTGGCTGCCAATCCAATACGCGTGGGATGCATGGAGACAACCTCCGTTGCTCTCATTGACCGCACGATCGCGGCCACGGTCACGATGAAACGGTTCCCTGCGTAACTTCAGCGTGGGCTGGCGGGAGAAGCTGGATGCAACTCAGGCGTTTGCCAAGCACAGCAGTTTTTTCGGCGATCTCGATCATGGTTCTCATCGGCGCGCCGTCGCTCGGCGCGCAGCTGAACGGCGGCTGCGGGATGGATCGCTTCGTGAGTACGGCGGTCGGCGCCGGTCTCGGCGCGGCCGCGGGCGCGATCCCGGCGACCATCGTTCATCGACACGATCAGACGACGAGTCATCGTATTGTCATCGGGTCCGTTGCGGTGGGCGCGGTGATCGGGCTCCTCTCCGCGGGCCGCGATCGCGTGTGCACCTCGCCGATGGATTCAACGCATGTCGCGGACGCTGTGCTGTCGGCGCGCTCGCGGCATACACGCAACGGTAGCGTGGCCGGATTCCTCATCGGCGGCATCCTCGGCGCGGCGGGTGGAACCCTCTACCAAATAGGATGTGTGCGCGACCCGTGTAACGGGACACGCGACAGAATCGACGTGATGCTGTTTTCGGCTGGTGAAGGCGCGGTGGCGGGCGTGATACTCGGAAGCCTCATCGGTTGGGCTTGGCCGGTGGGACGGTAAGAGATTGGCGCGTCGATATCGGATTGGCCTCGTCGCCGCGGCCGCCGTGGTGATCGGCATCGCGGTCGCGGTGTGGTACCGGCGTCCCATACGCGACGGGCGTCTCGTCGGTATCGATTGGCGCGTGACGATCGAAGGGTCGAAGTGCGCGCACAATGTGCACGACCTTTGGTGCACCACGGATTCAATGCCAGCTCGCATCTGGGTTCCGCACGAATACACGACGCTGCAGATGAATCGGATTACACGGTCGGTTCAGCGTTACAGTCGCTACGTGGAACTGGATGATTCCACCCGATGGACTCATCTCGTCGACTCCGTTCGGCATGTCATGTCGGTGCGTCACGCGGAGCCGCTGCCGTGCGACACTGCTGAAACGCGGTTTCACATCGCGCAGGCGTGGGATGTCGGTCCGGGGGAAGCGCGGCTCTATGCCGCGCGAATTCCGGCACGCCGAAGCGAATCACAATATTGGTATATCAGTATTCAACTGGTGCCGCATGCGAGTGCCGGTTGCGGGCCCACGTGGCGCTATGTTCGTCTGACGCCCGAACAGGAGTGGCGTCGCGTGGAGGAGTGGATTGCGGAGCAGTTGGGAGAATAGCGGCGTAAACGCCTGATTTCCGCAAACTCCTTCTTGCGCGATTGTCGCGTTTCTGTATTTATGAGTTCTCGCGCGCCCGCCCGAGTCCATCGCGCCGATCGTCGCGCTTGCGGCGCCGCATGTCGACGGAAATCCGTAGGACGTCACCAAGAGTCGCGAAGGGAGATCCCATGCGTCGAGCGAATCACGGTCGTACGGCACTTCGTGCCGAAGTGCTCGGAGTCGCGTTGCTGCTCGCGGTCACGCCGATGGCTGGTGCGCAGAATCGCGGCAATCCGGTAAGGGATCAGAACAACAATCCAACCGATTATAACTGGGCGCTCCACGCTCCCGGGGATCCCGCCGACACATATCACGTCACGGTGTGCGCAGGAAGCAAGGACTATCGATTCTATCCGATAGCCGGACAAGTTGGCCTGCCCGCTGACGCCAAGACGAAGAATACGGATCCACCTCCGCCGAATCATGGCCACTATCCGGCGACGGGCACGGAGTCGGGACAAGAAGGCGCGGTCGATGTCAACGGCCGCACGCCTGGCGATGCCAATCTCGACATCACGATGTATCCGCGCGACGGATCAGCCTCAAAGACGTACCATCTTCGGGTTCATGTCATTGCTTGCCCGCAACCGCCTGGCAAGATGTACCGTGGCCGTGACATCAACGACCGGATCCTCGCATCCGTCCTTCCTCCGACCAAGCTCGAACAAGGCTTCCTCGCCAGCCTGGGACGCGGCTCGGCAACGACGCGCGCGATCGGCTTTGCCGCGAAGTCGGCGTCCCTCGGCGCCACACAGCGCTCCGCGCTCGACGAAGTCGTCGGGTATCTGCGCGCGAACCCCAAAGTGCGAATCGAAGTACAATCGTACGCCGCGGCGGGCTCCAGTGCCGAGGCGTCGCGATCGCTCACGCAGCGGCGAGCCGATGCCGTCAAGGCATATTTGACGAGTCAGGGGATTGCCGCTAATCGACTGACCGCGAAAGGCTACGGCGGCGTATCAGCCGGCGAGTCGGCGGGCGATCGGCTTACGATGGTCGTGTTGAAAAACTGACCCAGGTGCCAGCGCCCGCGATCCCGAGCGCCAGCGCGCAGAGCACGAACGTCCACCACGTGAACGCAACGACGCCCGGCAACACGATCCACAGGGTGTCGAGATAGTGAAGCGCGAGCAACAGCACGCCGAGTCCGGCGATGATCGCCGGACTGCGGCGGAGCGCGCGCATCAACAACAGCAGAAAGGGGAACGCGAAGCCGGCGAACAACAACAACGTCGCGACACCGGCCCAACCGCCGCGTGTGCGCACGACATACCAGTCGACTTCGCGCGGCAGGCCGCCACTCCAGATCACGATGTATTGCGCGAACCCGCAGTACACCCAGAAGAGGATGAACGTGAGCAGCAGCTTGCCCAGCGAATCGAGGTCGTCGGCCGGCGTCTCGGCGCGCGATGCGAGAAGCCCAAGCAGCGCGAGGGCTCCGACCATGCCGCCGGCGAACCAGTACACGCCGTAGATCGTCGACACCCACGCCGGTGTGAGTGACATCATCCAGTCGAACGCCGCGAACGTCATCGTGATGCCGAGCACGATGAGTCCAGCCGCCGCGACGTTGCGATAGCGGGCCGCCGCGCGCTCGACGTCGCCCGACTCCGCGAGGCGATCGGTCGCGGCCAACGCGCGCGCGATGCCGAGCCAGGCGATCCAGTAGATGATGAATCGCACGACGAAGAAAGGCGCGTTCAGATAGTGTCCAACATCGGTCGCCGATGATCCGGCACCGAACCATGGAAACAACACGGGCATCGCGACGAGCACGATTACGCCGAGCGCGGCGAGCACGGGCAGCGATCGCAACACTCGTCGTGCGTGCGGACGAAACGAGCGAAACCACGTCGCCGTCGTGAGGTGCGCGATGAGACTCATCGCCAGCGTGCCGAGGACCACGCTCAACACCGCTGCGTACGCAGCGAGAAACACCGCGGCAGTTTGGCGAATCATGGAACGCCCGCCTGCTTCACGATCTGCGACAGGCTGGCGCCCGCGGTGCGGAGCGAGTCGGTGCGTCGCAGCGTTGCCGCTTCTGCCGAGTCAGCGCGAGTATCCGCGGTCGACGGCTGTGCGCCGAGTGCGCGGACGTATGCAACCACCGACCACCGCACCGGCTCGGGCTGCTGCCATCCGTACGGCGGCATGACGCCGAAACCATTGGTGATGATCGCGAACAGTTGGTCAGGCGTGAGTGCGGTGACAGGGCCGGAGCGCAGCGACGGCGGCCGATGCGCGGCAAGATTCGCGGCCATCGGTCCGCCTCCGAATCCACCGGCGCCGTGACACGGCGCGCATGAGATGGCGAACTGGCGCGCGCCCGCGTCGAGCGACGGCGCGGCCGGCGGAGATGCGTACGCGGCTGAACGCGACATCGTGTGCGCGGGCGGCGCTTGGAGCACAGCGCCGTTGGCGAAGAAGCGGCTTGCTTCGTACGGATCGTAGCGCTGCTGCTGACGCATGCGCTCGAAGTCGCGCGCTTCGCGGGAGTCGCGAGGACGCCCACAGGCGAGCGGGAGCGCAAGCGCCCATGCGAGAACACTCAATCGCCCGCTCATTGCGACGGCGGCACGCGCATCACGCGCAGTGGTTGAAGCGCCTCGAGGGCGTGCATCGCGTTCTCGCCGCCGGCGCGTTCATCCGACACATCGATCGCGATCCAGAAACGATCGATCGAAGCGCGCTCGAAGCCGTCGACCTCGAACATCGGGTGCCACGGGCGCGGAAGCCGGAGCATCGCGAACAGCGCGACGAATGCGGTGACCGCCGCCGCCAACACCGTTCCTTCGAACGTTGGAATGAAGAACGCCGGTGCCGCGTGCGCCGGCCGTCCGCCGATGTTGAGTGGATACGAAACCGCGTTGGTGTACCACTGAATCCAGTAGCTGATGAGACCACCGGCGAGTCCGGCGACCAGTACGAGCGGCGGCAACAGGGACGGCGGCTCGCGCAGTGTCGCGTCGACGGTCGGCACCGGATACGGCGAGTACGTCTCGAGTTTTGTATAACCTTGCTCGCCCAATGCCGCGACCGCGCCGGCAAATTGCGACTCGTCGGCGAATTCCGCCGCGATCGCACCGTTGGGCCAGTGTGCGTCACGCATGCGGCAGTCCGATCTCGCGCTCGCCGTTCACGGCGAGGTCGTGGCGCAGGCGCTTCACTTCGCTGATCGCGACGAAGGGCACGAAGCGCACGAACAGGAGAAACAACAATCCAAATTGCGCGATGCTGCCGAAAATCAGCCCGAGGTCCACCCACGTCGGGCGATAGAGATGCCAGCTCGACGGCAGAAAGCTGCGGTCGAGCGACGCAACGATGATGATGAATCGCTCGAGCCACA
This genomic interval carries:
- a CDS encoding OmpA family protein, producing the protein MRRANHGRTALRAEVLGVALLLAVTPMAGAQNRGNPVRDQNNNPTDYNWALHAPGDPADTYHVTVCAGSKDYRFYPIAGQVGLPADAKTKNTDPPPPNHGHYPATGTESGQEGAVDVNGRTPGDANLDITMYPRDGSASKTYHLRVHVIACPQPPGKMYRGRDINDRILASVLPPTKLEQGFLASLGRGSATTRAIGFAAKSASLGATQRSALDEVVGYLRANPKVRIEVQSYAAAGSSAEASRSLTQRRADAVKAYLTSQGIAANRLTAKGYGGVSAGESAGDRLTMVVLKN
- a CDS encoding cytochrome c, with amino-acid sequence MRQQQRYDPYEASRFFANGAVLQAPPAHTMSRSAAYASPPAAPSLDAGARQFAISCAPCHGAGGFGGGPMAANLAAHRPPSLRSGPVTALTPDQLFAIITNGFGVMPPYGWQQPEPVRWSVVAYVRALGAQPSTADTRADSAEAATLRRTDSLRTAGASLSQIVKQAGVP
- a CDS encoding DUF3341 domain-containing protein; this encodes MRDAHWPNGAIAAEFADESQFAGAVAALGEQGYTKLETYSPYPVPTVDATLREPPSLLPPLVLVAGLAGGLISYWIQWYTNAVSYPLNIGGRPAHAAPAFFIPTFEGTVLAAAVTAFVALFAMLRLPRPWHPMFEVDGFERASIDRFWIAIDVSDERAGGENAMHALEALQPLRVMRVPPSQ